In Mixophyes fleayi isolate aMixFle1 chromosome 3, aMixFle1.hap1, whole genome shotgun sequence, the genomic stretch aaaggGAAGCGCTGATAAAATTagcttttaattaaaatgtatatcaACAAATAACACAATTAAAAACAAGATAAATTATAGCAATTAATCCACATCTAGAGCAATCCGGATTGATAATAACCATATGTGCACATGATGATATAGAAGCATCTGCTAAATAGCAGCTTGACTTATACTCTGTTAAAAATCACATCAGCACATAACGTGCACAGATATAAATCGGAGCATCCGCTgaaaagaatatatatgtatgagaTCTTGAGCATATAAGTATAGGTCAGCGCCACATGGGTATGTCAATGGAGTTAACACCCGGTATAAGTAATTAACATTTGCTCCTGTAAAATCCACAATGGAAATGCAGATGGAGTAACGGACACCGTTTCATTCAAATAACCAGCTCGAATAAACACAGTCCTAGGACACAAAGGTACAATGATGAAATGACTCGATAAAATCACTTAGCTGGATGACAGATAGAAGTCCGCGGCTTTCTCCTCTAAGACAGGCTTTAAGGTCCGGGCATCTGCTAGATTCTGGTGTGTAACGAGCagctcacatgtgtctctgaccagcggggatGGATGGAAATGTCTAgatgacaggctccttttcatttaaatttattattcccTGTGCAATGAATACACATACacggggctacaataaaatggtggctgaccaAGCGGGACAAAGCGGGAGagaccggagaccaggtaagtgggactcgagtataagccgaggggagctttttcagcacaaaaaatgtgctgaaaaactcggcttatactcgagtatatacggtatctatgttttgaatttgaaaaaaaaacaacattttatttttccaactAAAAAGGGTTCTGTGAATGCACGTATGAAACTTGCGGGCTTCAGTACCTCCAACAAGGTTAAGAACCACTGTTACAGAGGTTGTAGTGGTTAATTAGAATAAcagaaggattatttttaataacaattatGCGAATGTTATGCGTTGAATCATCAGGAAGGTAAATGAACAGAGGTTCCTAAGTATTGTAGGGGTGAGAAGTTAAATGGATAATTGCAGAAATAATGCATGTAACTAGATCCCTGATTTATCAGCCTTAGTTTAACAAGTTTATCTGTTCTTTATGTGTCGCCTCTTAATTGTTTCCCATTTATGTAAAATTTAAACATAGAATTTCTGTAATAATGGTACAGTACACTGAACCTcatcaaccaatcagcaattaactTGTATATGTCTTGAGCAAGTAAGTGTCAAATGCGCTATTAGTAAGTTAACCCAATtgaattaaatatacatttcataGACACAGTTTTTCCACCAGATGGCGATGTTGCTCTAACTAATCAGTAACTATTTTCAATATACAGAAATCTACTTTGTTCACTTTTACCCTTTAAATCACATTGCTTGCTATACCTGTAAGACTCATTTACAAACTACAAAAAGTGGAACTTCACTGCCTTATTTATGCAAGTGTGCTTATTTGTTCACAGAGCACATTTCATGGTGCTCACCCACTTGCTGGTCCTTGGAACTGTCAGAAATTGATCTGCATGTAGTTTTGCTGGTTTGCTGATCCACCTATAAATTCATATAGTGGAAAGAGTGAAAACTTCACTTCAGTCCAAACTTCTACCACTTTAGGACAATCAccttcattcatttaaacttttaaaTGAATGTGAATACATCAGTATTTCCTTTCATTGCATGTTTCGTTTTTTCCGTTTTAAAGTTTTTGCTACATTGATGGAAATAGGTTTACCAATGTTATTCGTCCCAAGACTACAACTGGAAGGTGTAAAATgcatcccattgaaagtatatgTCACCGCCCAATCTCCTGCCACAAAACAGGAAACAAATCTCTAAGTGCATCTTTTGCCCcttaatctcatttaaataatcgtGCCTCTCAAGATGAAATGTTACGTTTACATGTGGGAACAAAGGTAGGTGCATTCATGCGCCCAATCAAGGAACGCCCCAATCCATCCAACTCCATTCAGCAGATAATTACAGATTTGCACTGTGCTTTTGCGCTTTTGTAAATGAGCCTTTATGTCTGAAATTAAAGACACTGCGTTAGGATTATAGTAAAGTTGTCTAGAAGGAGCCTAAATACAATCCCCTATCTTCACACAATTCCTCAGGTGAAGTAAACTTCTTCATTATTTGTCTCTGTTGTTCTGGTGGTTGTTATTAATAAGCTTTGAATGTGTACGTACAATTCTATTGTATGAAGGCTCTTTCTGCATTATTTCACTTTCTAGCACAACTTGCTATGGTTAAACGCCACACATATAGTGGTTGAAATCAAACCCTCTCCTCCAGTTTTGTGAAGCAGCAGTGCTATTCACTGTGCCAGTTAATCGCCATGAGCCTTACTTAAAGCTGGATGCAAAGGCACTTTCActtttcagccattatttttaGCCGGACTGACCCAACACGGCCCCTTAGGATCCGAGAGGCAAACTAGGGGCGTTCACAAATAAGaacagtacagtaaggacattgAGATGCAagttatccatacttgccaactctcccggaatgtccgggagactggcAAGTCTCCCgaaattgcggggctaaaatgacgcgattcgtaggggatcgcgtcattttggcaccaccaaaatgatgcgattggccgcgccccgccctccagacacgcccctctctcggatacaacttgccaaaagtaggcaagtatgaagttAACAAAGCCCCCATGAGCTACACATGTATTTAGGATTACAGTTTTAATTGAGTAAGCATTTTTTTGCACTTCCACAAAACAGGTTCTGCAAGTTCTATGCTTGCCATGCAAGTTACGTTTGTATTTAGAGTTGCACCTAAGCATAACAAAACACTAAATATGGGCAAAATATGTTTCTGCTACATGTTGCACATTACTTAAACTGTAGCCTCTGCTTTAGCTACAGTAGGGCATTCCTGTGTATTTTAGTAAACACCAAATAATCTTTCTACTAAAGTGTCATTAGAGCTGGTGAACAAGTAAGTAAAATTAGATGAAACTTATACATAGATGTGATTTGCATTTCTGATGTTTACATACTCTTGCCCATATGTCAATTACGgacactctccccccccccccccccacgtttTTTTTAATGCATCAGTAACTCTTTCTGCTTGAATATATTACTTCTTTGCCATCATTTCTCCCATTTTCTGCTTTTAATAATTCCTCTTTGAGCTTGTCTTAGGACAACTGCATTATGGTTTAATAAGTCACCAAATGAGTGCCATTATATTTTGTTGAGCAgggttttaaatatgttttatttccgTACAATATTGTATGAATTAACTCTCCCCATATAATGGAGCTTCAGTAACAGTGATCTACAGTTTTATTTTGCAGTTACTGCACTGAAGGTGATTGAAATAGAAGTAGTTCCTACTGAGTGTACAATAGAGCTCTGGTGGATTAATGCATACTGAAATTCACAGCTCATTTTCCATGTAATTGCTTTGTCTGAGTAATCCTGAAGCATTTTACGCTTGGCTACTGGTCAATGTACACAGCTTCCCATCTGTAATCTAacttcatttattttatgttttctttaggTAGAGTTGGAGCTAATCAGTtgtccatttattattattatgagtgACATCACTAGGGAATGTCTTAAACTTCAGCTATTAGAGATGGAAATGCTTTTCTCTATGTTTCCTAACAAAGAAGATATTATCCTGAATGATGTGAATTCAGTTTCCCGCATACAAAAATATTTAGAAGGAATTAATGAGTCCTTGCCACCATCAATTGCATTCACAGTTTTTGTTACAACAGAGAATCAGAAGGTAAGAATTTGTCAAATATACTTCTTTTTAGTTAgttttatattcttttatttcTATAATTGTTATCGGGTATAATTTTCATAAAATTATGCCCACTCACTTTCTATGCgattatgaataaatattataaCTTAATCAGTAATATAGCATCGTGTGGGGTGAGTTTGTCACCTCATAAAACCACGATAAAAGCTTATGTGAATCCTACCTTTTCTGTGTCCATATAGTAAAAGCATGTGATAAAATGCAGATTGGAAAAAAGGTAAACAATTAGATTTTAATTTGAAGCtgcagacctaggggtatatttaccaaactgcgggtttaaaaaagtggagacgttgcctatagcaaccaatcacattctagctatcatttatttagtatattctacaaaatgacagctagaatgtgattggttgctatagacaacatctccactttttgaagcccgcagtttagtaaatatatctcctATTGTCTTTAGAGAGCGCAGACTTTATACCCAAATTTAAGTTTGTCACTTACCAAGATAAGAGAACGACCTTATACATATATCTGAACAACACCGACCATGAACTACTGACTATTACAAATGTGAGAACTTTTGTGAGTTAGGATGAGACATTTCAAATTAGCAAACATGTTTACAATTCTTTGCATAATTTAGCAAAAATGGCATTGTGGTAATTAGGATGTTATTTAGGAAGGGGGCGGCCTACTGTTTTGAAAACACATAGCATGCTGCTAAGAGGGGGGTGTCGCACTCCCCAATGTGCCATCACTACACCCCTTTTTACTAAATTTTTCCAGATTATCTCCGGGacaatgttgggaagtatggttAAACTTCTTGCTTGGAGTCAGCGCAAAGAGTAACAGATATTGAAGGCATACTAGACTTCACATAACAAAGTGGTAGGATGTCCTTTTCTAGAAAATGGATTCgaaaaaagtgtatttaaattaatttcagtaATAACCTATAGCTCTTTTACCTATAAAATGCTGATTAATGCTAGTCTGCTCTTAGAAGGTGATAATTTTAATGTTATCTTTGTTTCAGGTAAAAGCAGAGATGCATGTGTCACTTCCCCACAGTTATCCTACAAAGGAGCCGCAGTTGTTTGTCCGATCAGGTGTTTTGGACAAACGACAACACAACGTTCTAAACAAATGTCTGACGTCCTATATCACTTCACTGGATCGTGGGGATCTCTGCATCACAAACGCTGTACAATGGTTGAAAGACAACATCTCCTCTTACATGCAGAGTTCAGAACACATCAGTGGCCTTGAATCAGGCTTAAAAGAAGTTGCTCGCACTTTCCATCGAATGTGGATCTACAGCCATCATATATACCGCCAAGAATTGAGGAAGAAGATCTTAGACTGTGCTGCACGACTCAACCTAACCGGTTTCTGCTTGACAGGGAAGCCTGGTGTGATATGTGTAGAGGGCGAGAAAGAGCAATGTGAGGAGTTCTGGTATGACATCCGCTACCCTAACTGGAAACACATCTCATGTAAACACACAGAGAGCAAGGAAATGACTGGTTCTATAGATGACATGCGCCTGTTTCCTTCCTTTGAAGAGCTAATATTTGCTGCGCATGG encodes the following:
- the RWDD2A gene encoding RWD domain-containing protein 2A isoform X1 — its product is MCCVGRSCHPKSQSHHWRRNTLSWHRWRSGGIDLERSLATAVELELISCPFIIIMSDITRECLKLQLLEMEMLFSMFPNKEDIILNDVNSVSRIQKYLEGINESLPPSIAFTVFVTTENQKVKAEMHVSLPHSYPTKEPQLFVRSGVLDKRQHNVLNKCLTSYITSLDRGDLCITNAVQWLKDNISSYMQSSEHISGLESGLKEVARTFHRMWIYSHHIYRQELRKKILDCAARLNLTGFCLTGKPGVICVEGEKEQCEEFWYDIRYPNWKHISCKHTESKEMTGSIDDMRLFPSFEELIFAAHGDYGLRNDYHMDLGKFFEYLKQHQSEHIFQILFGIEGKS
- the RWDD2A gene encoding RWD domain-containing protein 2A isoform X2, giving the protein MSDITRECLKLQLLEMEMLFSMFPNKEDIILNDVNSVSRIQKYLEGINESLPPSIAFTVFVTTENQKVKAEMHVSLPHSYPTKEPQLFVRSGVLDKRQHNVLNKCLTSYITSLDRGDLCITNAVQWLKDNISSYMQSSEHISGLESGLKEVARTFHRMWIYSHHIYRQELRKKILDCAARLNLTGFCLTGKPGVICVEGEKEQCEEFWYDIRYPNWKHISCKHTESKEMTGSIDDMRLFPSFEELIFAAHGDYGLRNDYHMDLGKFFEYLKQHQSEHIFQILFGIEGKS